The proteins below come from a single Buchnera aphidicola (Thelaxes californica) genomic window:
- the hisIE gene encoding bifunctional phosphoribosyl-AMP cyclohydrolase/phosphoribosyl-ATP diphosphatase HisIE, producing MLNDIDILSKIDWKKTNGNVPVIIQNYLSGEVLMHAYMNNVALEKSIQDQEVVLNSRTKKRLWKKGETSGNFLKIKKIISDCDSDCLLIMVEPVGVSCHLNQISCFYSDHNIHRPILFFLHSLDKLIESKKSLQDQTSYTCKLYKTGISRIAQKLGEESIETIIAAVQSNKNNFVNEASDLMYHYLVLLHSKNINIYSIISNLQKRFLKKKTSSC from the coding sequence ATGTTAAATGATATAGACATTTTATCAAAAATTGATTGGAAAAAAACTAATGGAAATGTTCCTGTTATTATTCAAAATTATTTGTCAGGGGAAGTATTAATGCATGCTTACATGAATAATGTAGCATTAGAAAAAAGTATACAAGATCAAGAAGTTGTTTTAAACTCTAGAACGAAAAAAAGACTATGGAAAAAAGGAGAAACTTCTGGTAATTTTTTAAAAATAAAAAAAATTATTTCTGATTGTGATAGTGATTGTTTATTAATAATGGTTGAACCAGTAGGTGTTTCTTGTCATTTAAATCAAATTAGTTGCTTTTATTCCGATCATAATATTCATCGACCAATATTGTTTTTTTTACACTCTTTAGATAAATTAATTGAATCGAAAAAATCATTACAAGATCAAACATCTTATACTTGTAAATTATATAAAACAGGAATATCAAGAATTGCTCAAAAATTGGGTGAAGAATCAATTGAAACAATAATAGCTGCTGTACAATCTAATAAAAATAACTTTGTGAATGAAGCATCAGATTTAATGTACCATTATTTAGTACTTTTACATAGTAAAAATATAAATATATATTCTATTATATCTAATTTACAAAAACGTTTTTTAAAAAAAAAAACATCATCTTGTTAA
- the gnd gene encoding decarboxylating NADP(+)-dependent phosphogluconate dehydrogenase — translation MFKQKIGVIGMGVMGYNLSLNMERNNFSVSIFNRSSHKTQSIKIKHPHQDIIPFFTIKDFVKSLDRPRRILLMVKAGKVTDDIIQSLLPFLQPQDIIIDGGNSFYKDTIRREKALSNNNIYFIGAGISGGEDGALNGPCIMPGGTEKAYNFIKPIFQKIAAKLDKDSCVDYIGPDGSGHYVKMVHNGIEYGDMQLIAESYFLLKILLKLKNEDIADIFELWNKGELKSYLIEITAKIIRKKDNKGKYLIDSILDVAENKGTGRWVVEASLDLGEPLTLIAASVFARYLSSMKAQRIQANQVLKGPICHPVILKKNIFIEQVRRSLYLGKVISYAQGFSQLQQASDKYNWNLNLSSIANIFRSGCIIRANFLQKIHDAYYKDKHLLNLILSPYFLEIANTYHDDLRKIVILSIQKGISIPTFLASITYYDGYRTNISNANLIQAQRDFFGSHTYQRIDKKGIFHTEWTN, via the coding sequence ATGTTCAAGCAAAAAATCGGTGTTATTGGTATGGGAGTTATGGGATATAATTTATCTTTAAATATGGAAAGAAATAATTTTTCTGTTTCAATTTTTAATCGTTCATCACATAAAACTCAATCAATAAAGATAAAACATCCTCATCAGGATATTATACCTTTTTTTACTATTAAAGATTTTGTAAAATCTTTAGACAGACCTAGACGTATTTTGTTAATGGTAAAAGCTGGAAAAGTTACTGATGATATTATTCAATCTTTATTACCTTTTTTACAGCCTCAAGATATAATCATTGATGGTGGAAATAGTTTTTATAAAGATACTATTAGAAGAGAAAAAGCATTATCCAACAACAATATTTATTTTATTGGAGCAGGTATTTCAGGTGGAGAAGATGGAGCTTTGAATGGACCTTGTATTATGCCAGGTGGAACTGAAAAAGCGTATAATTTTATTAAACCTATTTTTCAAAAAATTGCTGCAAAATTAGATAAAGATTCTTGTGTTGATTATATTGGTCCTGATGGATCTGGTCATTATGTAAAAATGGTACATAATGGTATTGAATATGGAGATATGCAATTAATTGCAGAATCGTATTTTTTGTTAAAAATATTATTAAAATTAAAAAATGAAGACATTGCTGATATATTTGAACTTTGGAACAAAGGAGAATTAAAAAGTTATTTAATTGAAATAACTGCAAAAATTATAAGAAAAAAAGATAACAAAGGAAAATATTTGATAGATTCAATTTTAGACGTGGCTGAAAATAAAGGAACAGGAAGATGGGTAGTCGAAGCTTCTTTAGATTTAGGGGAACCATTAACTTTAATTGCTGCATCAGTTTTTGCTAGATATTTATCTAGTATGAAAGCTCAGAGAATACAGGCTAATCAAGTATTAAAAGGACCTATATGTCATCCAGTCATATTAAAAAAAAATATTTTTATTGAACAAGTTCGTCGTTCTTTATATTTAGGTAAAGTAATATCTTATGCTCAAGGTTTTTCACAATTACAACAAGCTTCAGACAAATATAATTGGAATCTTAATTTAAGTAGTATTGCTAATATTTTTCGTTCTGGATGTATTATTCGTGCTAATTTTTTACAAAAAATTCATGATGCATATTATAAAGATAAACATTTATTAAATTTAATTTTATCTCCTTATTTTTTAGAAATTGCTAATACATATCATGATGATTTAAGAAAAATTGTTATTTTATCTATTCAAAAAGGTATAAGTATACCTACTTTTCTTGCTTCTATTACTTATTACGATGGTTATCGTACTAATATTTCGAATGCTAATTTAATTCAAGCTCAAAGAGATTTTTTTGGTTCACATACTTATCAACGTATTGATAAGAAAGGAATTTTTCATACGGAATGGACTAATTAA
- the metG gene encoding methionine--tRNA ligase, protein MSYTNSLVTCAFPYSNGSIHLGHLLEHIQADIWVRYKRMRGQKVIFICADDAHGTAIMIQSKKENITPEQLIHRTLIEHKNDFLNFNVIHDNYYSTHTTENLFFVKKIFSTLQKKNFLKKKNIYQYYDIKENIFLPDRFIKGTCPYCHTKQQYGDNCENCSSIYTATDLIDPKSILSNTKPLLKKTEHLFFDLPQLETFLKNWIYSGVLQSSVLNKIKEWFITGLKPWNISRDQPYFGFNIPNFPNKYFYVWMDAPIGYISTFKNFCHYNKDINFEDFWKIDSPHQLFHFIGKDIIYFHSLFWPAILEAADLRKPTGIFAHGYLTINQKKISKSKGPMILAKDWIKYLDSDSLRYYYASRLSSKVEDIEMNLETFHEKINADIVNKIVNLASRSAYFINVYFKGYLSKELTDIHLYKILISSSRKIESFFENRDFSLVVSEIIKMSNIANQYVNTEAPWNIFNLKNDISKNRVQNICSLSINLFKIIITCLKPIMPDLAQKSEEFLNISLKWEDIVHPLLNHKIALFKKLYSRINKNQVHFLLKTCTLK, encoded by the coding sequence ATGAGTTATACAAATTCTTTAGTTACTTGTGCTTTTCCTTATTCTAATGGTTCCATTCATTTAGGACATTTATTAGAACATATTCAGGCTGATATTTGGGTACGATATAAACGTATGAGAGGTCAAAAAGTAATTTTTATTTGTGCAGATGATGCTCATGGTACAGCAATTATGATTCAATCTAAAAAAGAAAATATTACTCCTGAACAGTTGATTCATCGTACTTTAATAGAGCATAAAAATGATTTTTTAAATTTTAATGTTATTCACGATAATTATTATTCAACACATACAACAGAAAATTTGTTTTTTGTTAAAAAAATATTTTCTACGTTACAGAAAAAAAATTTTTTAAAAAAAAAAAATATATATCAATATTATGATATTAAAGAGAATATTTTTCTTCCGGATCGATTTATTAAAGGAACTTGTCCATATTGTCATACTAAACAACAATATGGAGATAATTGTGAAAATTGTAGTTCTATTTATACAGCGACTGATTTAATTGATCCTAAATCGATTTTGTCAAATACAAAACCTTTATTAAAAAAAACAGAACATTTATTTTTTGATTTACCACAATTAGAAACTTTTTTAAAGAATTGGATATATTCAGGAGTACTACAATCTTCTGTTTTAAATAAAATTAAAGAATGGTTTATAACAGGTTTAAAACCTTGGAATATTTCTAGAGATCAACCTTATTTTGGTTTTAATATTCCTAATTTTCCTAATAAATATTTTTATGTATGGATGGATGCTCCTATAGGTTATATAAGTACATTTAAAAATTTTTGTCATTATAACAAAGATATTAATTTTGAAGATTTTTGGAAAATTGATTCTCCTCATCAATTATTTCATTTTATTGGTAAAGATATTATTTATTTTCATAGTTTATTTTGGCCAGCAATATTAGAAGCTGCTGATTTAAGAAAACCAACAGGAATTTTTGCACATGGTTATTTAACAATAAATCAAAAAAAAATTTCTAAATCGAAAGGACCGATGATTTTAGCAAAAGATTGGATAAAATATTTAGATTCAGATAGTCTACGGTATTATTATGCAAGTCGATTATCTTCTAAAGTAGAAGATATTGAAATGAATTTAGAAACTTTTCATGAAAAAATTAATGCAGATATAGTGAATAAAATAGTAAATCTAGCATCTAGAAGTGCTTATTTTATTAATGTTTATTTTAAAGGATATTTATCAAAAGAACTAACTGATATACATTTATATAAAATATTAATATCAAGTTCAAGAAAAATTGAATCTTTTTTTGAAAATAGAGATTTTTCTTTGGTAGTTTCCGAAATTATAAAAATGTCAAATATTGCGAATCAGTATGTTAACACAGAAGCTCCATGGAATATATTTAATCTTAAAAATGATATATCAAAAAATCGAGTACAAAATATTTGTTCTTTATCTATTAATTTATTTAAAATAATTATAACGTGTTTGAAACCCATAATGCCAGATTTAGCTCAAAAAAGTGAAGAATTTTTGAATATATCTTTAAAATGGGAAGATATTGTACATCCATTATTAAATCATAAAATTGCTCTTTTCAAAAAATTATATAGTAGAATTAATAAAAATCAAGTTCATTTTTTATTAAAAACTTGTACTTTAAAATAA
- the tilS gene encoding tRNA lysidine(34) synthetase TilS, which yields MTLFKNIIFNQIKKYFNLNYSFLILYSGGIDSSVLLHLIIKLKKIYTLKKNKFRVLHINHKIQSKSYSWYQHCKKECQKYNINLIYKEINQKIQEKSNTEEKARKARLKIIQKILQPKEIIITGHHLNDQCETLLLALTRGSGIDGLSGMKECSYMFHNILLRPLLNVPKKKIYQYAIENNIKWIEDSSNFDIHYNRNFLRKKIIPLIENKWPNFIYSCYKTSQLFHQNKFLIEYFIKNIYKKYLNSDLSLNIKFINKYNIEIHNIILRKWFFLHIKKMPTTHQLNKLYFEVIKNKKKNNPIMLIKNYEIQKYKQNIYFFINNYNIKNTSMIWNKPYNILKLPLQIGYISKKNVKNKTNIFPPAPLNNQIVKINFFLKKKMLFIYQKKHTTIKKMWQKFNIPPWQRNKIPLLFYDDEFIGAIGLFYTKQNQINKKNWEIHWFHKIKQSH from the coding sequence ATGACATTGTTTAAAAACATTATTTTTAATCAAATAAAAAAATACTTTAATTTAAATTATTCTTTTTTAATTTTATATAGTGGTGGTATTGATTCAAGTGTTCTGTTACATCTAATAATTAAATTAAAAAAAATATATACATTAAAAAAAAATAAATTCAGAGTTTTACATATTAATCATAAAATTCAATCAAAATCTTATTCATGGTATCAACATTGTAAAAAAGAATGTCAAAAATATAATATAAACTTAATTTATAAGGAAATAAATCAAAAAATTCAAGAAAAATCTAATACAGAAGAAAAAGCGAGAAAAGCGCGATTAAAAATCATTCAAAAAATTCTTCAACCAAAAGAAATAATAATAACTGGTCACCACCTTAATGATCAATGTGAAACACTACTACTCGCTTTAACAAGAGGTAGTGGAATAGATGGTCTTTCTGGAATGAAAGAATGTTCTTACATGTTTCATAATATTTTATTACGACCTTTATTAAATGTGCCAAAAAAAAAAATATACCAATATGCCATTGAAAATAATATAAAATGGATTGAAGATTCTTCTAACTTCGATATACATTATAATAGAAATTTTTTACGAAAAAAAATAATTCCATTAATAGAAAATAAATGGCCAAACTTTATTTATAGTTGTTATAAAACATCTCAATTATTTCATCAAAATAAATTTTTAATTGAATATTTTATTAAAAATATATATAAAAAATATTTAAATTCAGATTTATCTTTAAATATTAAATTTATTAATAAATATAATATAGAAATACATAATATTATTTTAAGAAAATGGTTTTTTTTACATATTAAAAAAATGCCTACAACACATCAATTAAATAAATTATATTTTGAAGTTATTAAAAATAAAAAAAAAAATAATCCTATTATGTTAATAAAAAATTATGAAATTCAAAAATATAAACAAAATATATATTTTTTTATTAACAATTATAATATTAAAAATACATCAATGATATGGAATAAACCTTATAATATATTAAAACTACCATTACAAATAGGGTATATTTCAAAAAAAAATGTAAAAAATAAAACAAATATATTCCCTCCTGCCCCACTAAACAATCAAATAGTTAAAATTAATTTTTTTTTAAAAAAAAAAATGTTATTTATATATCAAAAAAAACATACAACAATAAAAAAAATGTGGCAAAAATTTAATATTCCCCCTTGGCAAAGAAATAAAATACCTTTATTATTTTATGATGATGAATTTATTGGAGCAATTGGATTATTTTATACAAAACAAAATCAGATAAATAAAAAAAATTGGGAAATTCATTGGTTTCATAAAATTAAACAATCACATTAA
- a CDS encoding riboflavin synthase subunit alpha, with translation MFTGIVMGQAKFISFKRKQNCISMKLKFPISLLNDLKIGDSVSNNGCCLTVQNIVQKCVLFDIIEETLQITNFKFLKKNCLINIERALKINSELGGHLVSGHITGTVIINRIINNEMNKEIWMECKNFACMQYIFEKGCVCINGVSLTVGRVINNFFSVFIIPETFKNTNFLHAREMDCLNLEIDYITQVTVDTVNKQCKDYLKKINII, from the coding sequence ATGTTTACAGGAATTGTTATGGGTCAAGCAAAATTTATTTCATTTAAAAGAAAACAAAATTGTATTTCTATGAAATTAAAGTTTCCAATATCATTATTAAATGACCTAAAAATAGGAGATTCTGTATCTAATAACGGATGTTGTTTAACTGTTCAAAATATTGTTCAGAAATGTGTATTATTTGATATAATAGAAGAAACTTTACAGATAACCAATTTTAAATTTTTAAAAAAAAATTGTTTAATTAATATTGAACGAGCTTTAAAAATTAATAGTGAATTAGGTGGTCATTTAGTTTCTGGGCATATAACAGGAACAGTTATAATAAATAGAATTATTAATAATGAAATGAATAAAGAAATATGGATGGAATGTAAAAATTTTGCTTGTATGCAATATATTTTTGAAAAAGGATGTGTTTGTATAAATGGAGTAAGTTTAACTGTCGGTCGTGTTATTAATAATTTTTTTTCGGTATTTATTATTCCAGAAACATTTAAAAATACAAATTTTTTACATGCAAGAGAAATGGATTGTTTAAATCTTGAAATTGATTATATAACTCAAGTTACAGTAGATACTGTAAATAAACAATGTAAAGATTATTTAAAAAAAATTAATATAATATAA
- the tyrS gene encoding tyrosine--tRNA ligase encodes MNIIEELHQKNLIFNISNNQDLIKKINEKSISLYCGFDPTAESLHVGHLLPLLVLRLFQKCGHKPIVLIGGATSLIGDPSFKEKKREDICFEVIKIWEKNIVTQIKKFLNFNHHCNSALIINNYEWFNEINLLTFLKDIGKYFSINSMINKESVKKRIQRIDQGISFTEFSYSLLQAYDYFFLYKKYHTILQIGGSDQWGNIVSGINLIRKKLNKQVFGLTIPLFIKSNGKKFGKTESGNIWLDPKKTTPYEFYQFWMNITDSEALYFANILNITSMHEVNTFQKKDKNLIIEMKKILAKEITILVHGKKEYTIAKNISNNLFSNNIIGLEESDFQCFFTNSSIKNIPIFYFKYVDNIQLRKLLTEVKLSTSWKHASNLIVSKGIKINGKIESNSNYFITCKDVLFKKYTILCKGKKKFILVKWI; translated from the coding sequence ATGAATATTATAGAAGAATTACATCAAAAAAATTTAATTTTTAATATTTCAAATAATCAAGATTTAATAAAAAAAATTAATGAGAAAAGTATTTCATTATATTGTGGTTTTGATCCTACAGCAGAAAGTTTACACGTTGGACATTTATTACCTTTGTTAGTGTTGAGGTTATTTCAAAAATGTGGACATAAACCAATAGTTTTAATTGGAGGAGCTACTAGCTTAATAGGTGATCCTAGTTTTAAAGAGAAAAAAAGAGAAGATATTTGTTTTGAAGTAATAAAAATTTGGGAAAAAAATATTGTTACTCAAATAAAAAAATTTTTAAATTTTAATCATCATTGTAATTCAGCATTAATAATAAATAATTATGAATGGTTTAATGAGATTAATTTATTAACCTTTTTAAAAGATATTGGAAAATATTTTTCTATTAATAGCATGATTAATAAAGAGTCAGTAAAAAAAAGAATTCAACGAATTGATCAAGGTATTTCTTTTACAGAATTTTCTTATAGTTTATTACAGGCGTATGATTATTTTTTTTTGTATAAAAAATATCACACTATTCTTCAAATAGGAGGATCTGATCAATGGGGAAATATTGTTTCAGGTATTAATTTAATTCGAAAAAAATTAAACAAACAAGTTTTTGGTTTAACTATTCCTTTATTTATTAAATCTAATGGAAAAAAATTTGGAAAAACTGAATCAGGAAATATTTGGTTAGATCCTAAAAAAACCACTCCATATGAATTTTATCAATTTTGGATGAATATCACTGATAGTGAAGCTTTATATTTTGCTAATATTTTAAATATTACTTCAATGCATGAAGTAAATACTTTTCAAAAAAAAGATAAAAATTTAATAATAGAAATGAAAAAAATATTAGCAAAAGAAATAACTATTTTAGTTCATGGAAAAAAAGAATATACAATAGCAAAAAATATTTCTAATAATTTATTTTCCAATAATATTATTGGATTAGAAGAATCAGATTTTCAATGTTTTTTCACAAATAGTTCTATTAAAAATATTCCTATCTTTTATTTCAAATATGTAGATAATATACAGTTAAGAAAATTATTAACAGAAGTAAAGTTGTCTACTTCTTGGAAACATGCTTCTAATTTAATTGTATCTAAAGGAATTAAAATTAATGGAAAAATAGAAAGTAATTCTAATTATTTTATTACATGTAAAGATGTTTTATTTAAAAAATATACTATTTTATGTAAAGGTAAGAAAAAATTTATACTTGTAAAATGGATATAA
- a CDS encoding iron-sulfur cluster assembly accessory protein, whose translation MEWNIITVTQPAYEYIYSIIKKNEKNNIGILINIKKSGCAGFKYTFELIYKNSNKNFFSEQKNKKIIIKKINFFIPLKICKIIEGTTIDIVQQGLNKQIKILNPKTQSTCGCGESFEMKL comes from the coding sequence ATGGAATGGAATATAATTACAGTTACTCAGCCGGCATATGAATATATATATTCAATAATAAAAAAAAATGAAAAAAATAATATTGGAATTTTAATCAATATTAAAAAATCAGGATGTGCAGGATTTAAATATACTTTCGAATTAATTTACAAAAACAGTAATAAAAATTTTTTTTCTGAACAAAAAAATAAAAAAATTATCATAAAAAAAATAAATTTTTTTATACCTCTAAAAATATGTAAAATAATTGAAGGAACAACAATAGATATTGTACAACAAGGTTTAAATAAACAAATAAAAATACTTAATCCTAAAACACAAAGTACATGTGGTTGTGGAGAAAGTTTTGAAATGAAATTATAA
- a CDS encoding 3-deoxy-7-phosphoheptulonate synthase, with protein MKKTDELRTIRIDPLITPLELAKRYVITPEIMDNVIQSRAHISDIITGKDSRLLVVIGPCSVHDPLAAVEYASKLYELRKKYADRLEIIMRTYFEKPRTVVGWKGLISDPDLDGSFRVNKGLSIARKLLLDINKLGMPAATEFLDMVIGQFIADLISWGAIGARTTESQIHREMASALSCPVGFKNGTDGNIRIAIDAIRATQVRHLFLAPNKNGQMTINHTSGNPFGHIIMRGGKQPNYHTKDIQQAVNLLNEFNLPEYLMVDFSHANCLKEPLRQMEVSQSICKQIRNGMKQICGVMIESFLVEGTQNVIPGQSLQYGQSITDPCLSWKDSEILIDQLAQALDSRF; from the coding sequence ATGAAAAAAACAGATGAATTGAGAACAATCAGAATTGATCCTTTAATTACACCATTAGAATTAGCAAAACGTTATGTAATAACTCCTGAAATTATGGATAATGTTATCCAATCGCGAGCACATATTTCTGATATTATTACTGGAAAAGATTCAAGATTACTTGTTGTAATTGGTCCTTGTTCTGTTCACGATCCTTTAGCAGCTGTTGAATATGCATCTAAACTATATGAATTGCGTAAAAAATATGCGGATCGTTTAGAAATTATTATGCGGACTTATTTTGAAAAACCAAGAACTGTAGTAGGTTGGAAAGGATTAATTTCTGATCCTGATTTAGATGGAAGTTTTAGAGTTAATAAAGGTTTATCTATTGCGAGAAAATTATTATTAGATATTAATAAATTAGGTATGCCTGCAGCAACAGAATTTTTAGATATGGTTATAGGTCAATTTATCGCGGATTTAATTAGTTGGGGAGCTATTGGAGCTAGAACTACTGAAAGTCAAATTCATAGAGAAATGGCTTCTGCTTTATCTTGTCCTGTAGGTTTTAAAAATGGAACAGATGGAAATATAAGAATAGCTATTGATGCTATCCGAGCAACTCAAGTGAGACATTTATTTTTAGCTCCTAATAAAAATGGACAAATGACTATTAATCATACTAGTGGAAATCCATTTGGTCATATAATTATGCGTGGTGGAAAACAACCAAATTATCATACAAAAGATATACAACAAGCAGTTAATTTGTTAAATGAATTTAATCTTCCAGAATATTTAATGGTAGATTTTAGTCATGCAAATTGTTTAAAAGAACCATTACGTCAGATGGAAGTATCTCAATCAATTTGTAAACAAATTCGAAATGGAATGAAGCAAATTTGTGGTGTAATGATAGAAAGTTTTTTAGTTGAAGGCACTCAAAATGTTATTCCAGGACAATCATTACAATATGGTCAATCTATTACTGATCCATGTTTAAGTTGGAAAGATAGTGAAATTTTAATTGATCAATTAGCACAAGCGTTAGATTCTAGATTTTAA